The following coding sequences are from one Lolium rigidum isolate FL_2022 chromosome 6, APGP_CSIRO_Lrig_0.1, whole genome shotgun sequence window:
- the LOC124667164 gene encoding transcription factor GAMYB-like isoform X1, producing the protein MYRVKSESDCEMMHQDQMDSPLADDGGGSSGGSPHRGGGPPLKKGPWTSAEDAILVDYVKKHGEGNWNAVQKNTGLFRCGKSCRLRWANHLRPNLKKGAFTPEEERLIIQLHSKMGNKWARMAAHLPGRTDNEIKNYWNTRIKRCQRAGLPVYPASVINQSANEDQQGSSDFNCGDNLSNNHLNGNGLYLPDFTCDNFIANSEALSYAPQLSAVSISNLLGQSFASKRCGFMDQARMLKQSDSLLPGLSDTVNGALSSVDQFSNDSEKLRQALGFDYLHEANSSSKIIAPFGGALTGSHAYLNGTFSASRSTNGPLKMELPSLQDTESDPNSWLKYTVAPTMHPTELVDPYLQSPTATPSAKSECASPRNSGLLEELLHQAEALRSGKNQQPSVRSSSSSVSTPCDTTVVSPDFDLCPEYWEEHPGAMLPEYVPFSGNSLTESTAPVSAASPDAFQLSKISPAESNSLGSGEQAMEPTYEPGAGDASPHPENLRPDAFFSGNTADSSIFNNAIAMLLGNDMNTECKPGLFDPSSWSNMPHAFQMSEEFK; encoded by the exons ATGTACCGGGTCAAGAGCGAGAGCGACTGCGAGATGATGCACCAGGACCAGATGGATTCGCCGCtggccgacgacggcggcggcagcagcggggGGTCGCCTCACAGGGGCGGCGGGCCCCCGCTCAAGAAAGGCCCCTGGACGTCGGCGGAGGACGCCATCCTGGTGGACTACGTCAAGAAGCACGGCGAGGGGAACTGGAACGCCGTGCAGAAGAACACCGGCCTCTTCCGCTGCGGCAAGAGCTGCCGCCTCCGGTGGGCGAACCACCTCAGGCCCAACCTCAAGAAGGGGGCCTTCAcaccggaggaggagaggctcATCATCCAGCTCCACTCCAAGATGGGCAACAAGTGGGCTCGGATGGCTGCTCAT TTGCCAGGGCGTACTGATAATGAAATAAAGAATTACTGGAATACTCGAATAAAGAGATGCCAGCGAGCTGGCTTGCCAGTCTATCCTGCTAGTGTTATCAATCAGTCTGCAAATGAAGATCAGCAGGGCTCCAGTGATTTCAACTGTGGCGACAATCTTTCCAACAACCATCTGAATGGGAATGGTCTTTATCTACCAGATTTCACCTGCGACAATTTCATTGCCAATTCAGAGGCTTTATCTTATGCACCGCAGCTTTCAGctgtttcaataagcaatttgcttGGCCAGAGCTTTGCATCAAAACGCTGTGGCTTCATGGATCAAGCAAGGATGCTAAAACAGTCTGACAGTTTGCTCCCTGGATTGAGTGATACCGTGAACGGTGCGCTCTCCTCGGTTGATCAATTCTCAAACGACTCTGAGAAGCTCAGGCAGGCTCTGGGATTTGACTACCTCCATGAAGCCAACTCTAGCAGCAAGATTATTGCACCCTTTGGCGGTGCGCTTACTGGCAGCCATGCCTATTTAAATGGCACCTTCTCTGCTTCTAGGTCCACAAATGGTCCTTTGAAGATGGAGCTCCCTTCACTCCAAGATACCGAATCTGACCCAAATAGCTGGCTCAAGTATACCGTGGCTCCTACTATGCACCCTACGGAGTTAGTTGATCCCTACCTTCAGTCTCCAACAGCAACTCCATCGGCGAAATCCGAGTGTGCATCACCAAGGAACAGTGGCCTTTTGGAAGAGCTGCTCCATCAGGCCGAGGCACTAAGGTCCGGGAAGAACCAGCAGCCGTCTGTGAGAAGCTCAAGCTCCTCTGTCAGTACGCCGTGTGATACTACGGTAGTTAGCCCTGACTTTGATCTCTGTCCGGAATACTGGGAAGAGCATCCCGGTGCTATGCTGCCTGAGTATGTTCCTTTTAGCGGTAACTCACTGACTGAATCCACCGCTCCTGTGAGCGCCGCATCGCCTGATGCATTTCAGCTCTCCAAAATTTCCCCTG CAGAAAGCAATTCGCTGGGATCAGGAGAGCAGGCGATGGAGCCAACGTATGAGCCTGGGGCTGGGGATGCTTCACCTCATCCTGAAAACTTGAGGCCGGACGCGTTCTTCTCCGGGAATACGGCTGATTCGTCCATCTTCAACAACGCCATAGCGATGCTCCTCGGCAATGACATGAACACGGAGTGCAAGCCTGGTCTCTTCGATCCTTCCTCATGGAGCAACATGCCCCATGCTTTCCAAATGTCGGAAGAATTCAAATGA
- the LOC124667164 gene encoding transcription factor GAMYB-like isoform X2: MYRVKSESDCEMMHQDQMDSPLADDGGGSSGGSPHRGGGPPLKKGPWTSAEDAILVDYVKKHGEGNWNAVQKNTGLFRCGKSCRLRWANHLRPNLKKGAFTPEEERLIIQLHSKMGNKWARMAAHLPGRTDNEIKNYWNTRIKRCQRAGLPVYPASVINQSANEDQQGSSDFNCGDNLSNNHLNGNGLYLPDFTCDNFIANSEALSYAPQLSAVSISNLLGQSFASKRCGFMDQARMLKQSDSLLPGLSDTVNGALSSVDQFSNDSEKLRQALGFDYLHEANSSSKIIAPFGGALTGSHAYLNGTFSASRSTNGPLKMELPSLQDTESDPNSWLKYTVAPTMHPTELVDPYLQSPTATPSAKSECASPRNSGLLEELLHQAEALRSGKNQQPSVRSSSSSVSTPCDTTVVSPDFDLCPEYWEEHPGAMLPEYVPFSGNSLTESTAPVSAASPDAFQLSKISPESNSLGSGEQAMEPTYEPGAGDASPHPENLRPDAFFSGNTADSSIFNNAIAMLLGNDMNTECKPGLFDPSSWSNMPHAFQMSEEFK; this comes from the exons ATGTACCGGGTCAAGAGCGAGAGCGACTGCGAGATGATGCACCAGGACCAGATGGATTCGCCGCtggccgacgacggcggcggcagcagcggggGGTCGCCTCACAGGGGCGGCGGGCCCCCGCTCAAGAAAGGCCCCTGGACGTCGGCGGAGGACGCCATCCTGGTGGACTACGTCAAGAAGCACGGCGAGGGGAACTGGAACGCCGTGCAGAAGAACACCGGCCTCTTCCGCTGCGGCAAGAGCTGCCGCCTCCGGTGGGCGAACCACCTCAGGCCCAACCTCAAGAAGGGGGCCTTCAcaccggaggaggagaggctcATCATCCAGCTCCACTCCAAGATGGGCAACAAGTGGGCTCGGATGGCTGCTCAT TTGCCAGGGCGTACTGATAATGAAATAAAGAATTACTGGAATACTCGAATAAAGAGATGCCAGCGAGCTGGCTTGCCAGTCTATCCTGCTAGTGTTATCAATCAGTCTGCAAATGAAGATCAGCAGGGCTCCAGTGATTTCAACTGTGGCGACAATCTTTCCAACAACCATCTGAATGGGAATGGTCTTTATCTACCAGATTTCACCTGCGACAATTTCATTGCCAATTCAGAGGCTTTATCTTATGCACCGCAGCTTTCAGctgtttcaataagcaatttgcttGGCCAGAGCTTTGCATCAAAACGCTGTGGCTTCATGGATCAAGCAAGGATGCTAAAACAGTCTGACAGTTTGCTCCCTGGATTGAGTGATACCGTGAACGGTGCGCTCTCCTCGGTTGATCAATTCTCAAACGACTCTGAGAAGCTCAGGCAGGCTCTGGGATTTGACTACCTCCATGAAGCCAACTCTAGCAGCAAGATTATTGCACCCTTTGGCGGTGCGCTTACTGGCAGCCATGCCTATTTAAATGGCACCTTCTCTGCTTCTAGGTCCACAAATGGTCCTTTGAAGATGGAGCTCCCTTCACTCCAAGATACCGAATCTGACCCAAATAGCTGGCTCAAGTATACCGTGGCTCCTACTATGCACCCTACGGAGTTAGTTGATCCCTACCTTCAGTCTCCAACAGCAACTCCATCGGCGAAATCCGAGTGTGCATCACCAAGGAACAGTGGCCTTTTGGAAGAGCTGCTCCATCAGGCCGAGGCACTAAGGTCCGGGAAGAACCAGCAGCCGTCTGTGAGAAGCTCAAGCTCCTCTGTCAGTACGCCGTGTGATACTACGGTAGTTAGCCCTGACTTTGATCTCTGTCCGGAATACTGGGAAGAGCATCCCGGTGCTATGCTGCCTGAGTATGTTCCTTTTAGCGGTAACTCACTGACTGAATCCACCGCTCCTGTGAGCGCCGCATCGCCTGATGCATTTCAGCTCTCCAAAATTTCCCCTG AAAGCAATTCGCTGGGATCAGGAGAGCAGGCGATGGAGCCAACGTATGAGCCTGGGGCTGGGGATGCTTCACCTCATCCTGAAAACTTGAGGCCGGACGCGTTCTTCTCCGGGAATACGGCTGATTCGTCCATCTTCAACAACGCCATAGCGATGCTCCTCGGCAATGACATGAACACGGAGTGCAAGCCTGGTCTCTTCGATCCTTCCTCATGGAGCAACATGCCCCATGCTTTCCAAATGTCGGAAGAATTCAAATGA